The Nicotiana sylvestris chromosome 6, ASM39365v2, whole genome shotgun sequence genomic sequence TCAAATTTGTTCTGTTGCTTCCTGTCTCAAAGCTTGTCATAAAACTCTTTCCACACTTATAAGAGCAATTGTTGCTTCTGCCTCAAACTCTCTTTAAATTTTTCATCAGACAAAAAGAAACCTGAAGCATTTTGTCTCCATGGAAACCGATGATAATTCAACCAGCCTTCGCGTAGAATCATTTTCTTGTTACCTCAGCAACCCAGAAGATCAGAGCTTTATACACAAACTAGGGGGCGCTTATGAATATCCTTATCCTGCTGTTTTTTCACCACCTGAGACCGCCTTTTCTGTGAGTTCAGTAAGAGCTACTATTAAACCATCCTCAGATAACACTCGAGATAACCTTGCCAATCTTCGCgttgattctttttcttcttatctcaAAGCTGAAGAAGAAAATAACTTTGCGTTTAAGACCACAGGTCCCCCTGTACAAGATTCTACTATTGCATTTGTTTTTCCTCAACAGGCTTCTCTGGGTACTCCAAAACACCAAGAAAGAACCAAGTCCAAAGATGGGGAACTTAACATATTCGGAGCTGATAAGTACTTCAGCATGAAACTGGATTATGGAGCTGTCCCTACAACTGGGGTGAAGTATGGGGGGCAGATGAACAAAGGGATGGTTGATCTGCCCCACCTGAAACCCAGTTTCCAGACAGGAACTCCAAGTATTTGTTCTAAAGCAAGTAGTTTTAATAGCCAAAGTGCACTGTTACAAAATCTTCAGAGAAGTAGATCTCAAACAAAGCAGAAAAAGATGACAGGAAGGAGATTTTTTGCTAGCTTCGGTTGCCAAGGACCTTGTTTGGACAAAAAAGCAGTCTATGTGGATGAAACCATAGGACATGGAAAAGTAAGTAAGTTGGCATTAACTTCTGTCCCTTCCATGAGAGAGAAGTTGAGCGTAGTCAAAAAACACGTCGATGATCAAGATCCAAGCATCGAAGAGCAAAGAAAATCACTTGAAGTGTTTGGCTCTGATAAAATGAGAAAAGGAGACATATCAGTGAATTTAGAGAGGAAGCTCTCCATGTTAACTTGGGATGCCATTCCTAAAGTTGAAGACCTCCCTACTACAACCATTGGAAGCAGTACAGTTGGCGATGACATGGCTAGCGATGCTAGTTCTGATCTATTCGAGATTGAGAATATATCCAGCAGTGGATATGGACACATGAATTCACAAACTACTGGTGATAATTATGTGCCGGCTGGCTGCATGTCAACAATTACAACTCAGCATGCACCAAGTGAGGCCAGTATTGAGTGGAGTGTTATCACAGCAAGTGCTGCAGATTACTCATCAGTTATCTCTGATTATGATGAGAAGAGGATTAGCATTGCTGGTAATACTACTTCAAGGATTAATGCAGCCAATAAAAACAGCAATACCAAGTATACAGTTGGCAAAGAAGGTCAGAAAACCCATCCAGGTGGGCTTTTAGGTTGCAAGAGCAACAAAGCAGTTAGTGTGGTTGAAACTGTATACAAAACTGGTGAGAAGGCTAAGCATCACCAGCGCGGTTAATGGTTAACCGTGCGATGATTCCACCCTAATTAGTATAGTGGTTTCACTTGCCAGTGTAGTACTTTCATGTTGAATAAGAGAATTGAATAAAATGGTAAACTTTACAAGTTTGTACTATGTAATATCTTAGTAATGAATTGCTATTTTCTTGTCTCTCTAGTGGGGGAattattttgattattttagCTAATTTGTCTTCCACTTTAACTGCTACTCAGCTCCTACTTATCTTGTTATGTACTTTATATAAGTATCTCTTTTGCCAAGAAAAGACACAGCAGCCACAATACATGAAAGCAAATAAGTTTGTAAAATAAGAGGCAATAAAGCCCCAGTTTAGATTATAGAAATTTTAAAAGCTGTGACCTGAGGCCACCCTTGTCTAAAGGAAAAAGGTATTTTggttgttttatgtttttctttcctttgtgTCACCTGATAATGTAGTTGGTGTTCATCCCATTTGACCATCAAATAGAAATAAAGCTACTTTTTTTCCAGACAGGTTTGCCTTGTTTAAGAGTCAGTAATTCCAAAGCCTTTAGTTGGCATGCACCCATAGGCCCTACCTAAACAGAATCTTGCTTCAAAATGAGATACACCTCTGGACTTTTAACTGATGATGCTTTCTCTTTTTTCCATAACCAACTTTTAGGTTTGAGACTTTGCAATTCTGTACTTTGTCTCAATGAACAATGTCAAATAACTGACAAAGTTGGTTGGGTACGTGCAGTCATGCAACTTGAAGAATTCCATAGTGTCTACGTAGAATATGTAGCAGGTGAGAGGTAGTAGATATACACAGTAGAATAATCGAGCGAGCGGTTGGATCGGACAGTAACGCTATAAAAAAAATGCGGCACCTCGCATTTTACTCTCAGCTAACAATGGTTCTACCATTTGGATACTGGATTTAATAAAGAAGATTGAGTCAACCAACATATTAGACAAAACAAATAGAATAAGATAAGAGTTGACAAAGCATCTTGAGACATTAAACTAATAGTTTAGAGTTTCAATTGTCCTATTTGAATGCACCCCATAGGAAATTCCATAGGTTCTCGACAGGGTTTGTAAAGAATAAAGTTAGCATGTGTTCAATCTGTTAACGAATCCAAAAATGTAGAAGCAAATGAGATTTGATGTAAGGGGTGTAAAGTAGAGGTGGAGCCAGGATTTTCACTATGAGAttcaaaaaataaacaaatataaacGCTAGAGAAAACAAGAGAATTCAATatctaatatataaaaaattgaTCTTATATACACATCGTAATTATAGAATGGGTTTTATAAATAATTGGAAGATGAAAAAGTAATGTCAATCCGAATGACAAAACCACATGACTGTCATGCGGCCTAAATGTGTTGGATACCAACATTTAATTTTGTAGCCATCCAACAACTAAGATGGGGTTGTCTATTTAAGTCCTCTTCTCTCGTTTTCACCAAACAGTCGTCTAGGCTGAAATTCTGCTTGCAATAACTCTAAGAGATCCTTGTGTTTAGTGTGCAAACAAAaagtaaataagaaaaaagaagttacatgTGACATGATAGATACTTTTAATGATACGAAACCTTTTGAAAGAACTTGAAAAAAAAGATAGTATTGGACAATGTTGAGAGTGTCTTTGGCCTGACTTAAATAATCCAATAACCTGGTATTAAAGCCAATGATTCGATTGAACAAGTATCGAGATGATGAAAAATAACTCTTTATGTTACGGTCTTTGCCTGTAGTTTGGAAACGTACACGTAAGAAGCCTATGGCCGGTTGTAGGCCATAAATACTCATATGATAATGGTAACACATGGTGAATTTTCTGATAAGCCCATAAATCTTGATGAGGGACAATATAATACGTAATTTTGAGATGGAGATTTTTTGGTCATGAAGAATGTATCACAACTCGAAGTTAATAAGGTAAATAAACTACATATAAAGTGTAAAGATAAGGAAAATTGTCCGAAATTTAATTTGGCTCAAAACGGCCTATATCATGTAAATGTTATGGTGGTTTCTGGGTGACTTACTCTAACAACTTGTGCTTTCCTCGTAACATAATCTATAAATACTTACCTAATCTGGAGGTTTGGATGTTCTCAGTTTCCAATATGAATTATGCTAAAAAAAGAAACTACAGGTCAAATAAATAGCAGTCGGAGCCATGCGGTTATTGTCAACAAAGTTATAAAGAAGATAGTGAAAATGCTTGGCCTTAATTGCAGGAAGAAGACATGAAACTAAATATTTAATTTCCGTGGATTTTTGTTGTGCAACAACTGGATGTAGGTGGAATTTGCTCTAAGTGTCAATTAGTGTAGAGCATTGAAAATCTGGCAAAGAGTACTATACCTGTGACTGTAAAATTGTGTCGACTATATCTAGCAGTGAAGTTGAGTGTGGAAATTACTTTAGTCGTAGAGGTAGCATTAATAAAATTGTAGGCCTAGCTATGGGAATGTTTTGTACAAAGGAAGGACCACTAGGAGTTGGATATCAATGTCGTAGTTAAAGGTTTGAGGACGACTCAAGTACTAGTTCATTCGGACAATCTTGCTTTAAATGAATCTCTTATCAGTTCACTGTTTTACCTTTTTAACTTAGATTGACTTATATGTATTGACATCTAATCAGGTCTAAATGGACTACATGAATTACATGTTTAGTTCACTATGGTAACTTAAAAAACATTAGGGGTCATTTGATCCGGAACAAGTTATCTCGGGATTATATTGATGAGGTTATAATATAGAGATGAAATAATTGAAGGATTATAATAagcagcggaagcaatcccagtatcaaaatcacatgtaatctagacaactagcataaatggacgggttacctcttgaagcgtgaacaaaGCTCCTCTATCATGTGAGCATCCAATTCCACAACAACTCAATGAAATCTCCAGCATCACCACGATCACGATTTTCGAACGTTCCATGATCTTCTattgtgttacccaaataatatccGGAAATAGTAATTTCATATGGGTAAAATTTTTCTAGGAAAAAGGCTGAAAATTCGGCCACCTTTTTTTCTCCTCatctaggtggaaaaccttatgtatttatagcacaagttttaagggttaataCCCTTTTCTAAAACCTATTAGGTTTTCTTTTTCACTAGAAAagggattcctttatttcctattatttaggcacaacaGGGATCACAACAAGGCtttcaattatggaattaatttataatttttgaaattaatatccaccataattaattacgaattattccactaaaaatctgTAATTGCAgtccttattcaatttcgaaattcatccattaaatcttatttaactcc encodes the following:
- the LOC104231471 gene encoding protein PHYTOCHROME KINASE SUBSTRATE 3-like produces the protein METDDNSTSLRVESFSCYLSNPEDQSFIHKLGGAYEYPYPAVFSPPETAFSVSSVRATIKPSSDNTRDNLANLRVDSFSSYLKAEEENNFAFKTTGPPVQDSTIAFVFPQQASLGTPKHQERTKSKDGELNIFGADKYFSMKLDYGAVPTTGVKYGGQMNKGMVDLPHLKPSFQTGTPSICSKASSFNSQSALLQNLQRSRSQTKQKKMTGRRFFASFGCQGPCLDKKAVYVDETIGHGKVSKLALTSVPSMREKLSVVKKHVDDQDPSIEEQRKSLEVFGSDKMRKGDISVNLERKLSMLTWDAIPKVEDLPTTTIGSSTVGDDMASDASSDLFEIENISSSGYGHMNSQTTGDNYVPAGCMSTITTQHAPSEASIEWSVITASAADYSSVISDYDEKRISIAGNTTSRINAANKNSNTKYTVGKEGQKTHPGGLLGCKSNKAVSVVETVYKTGEKAKHHQRG